ATGATTTACCCAAAGGTTACCTCTGGAGCGACAAATTCACTCGGAGGTTTCTTCAATCTCCCCTGGGTCAAGGGGGTGAAGCGCCCCTTCAGCTTATAAAAACGTTGCAAATGTTTTACTTTACACTGATTCTTTTTAAAGGCTTGCTCAAATGACGTCTTGCGCATACAGGCACTTCATAAAAGCCTTCCTTTATCATGCGCTCTACCTTTGTATATTGAATATCTTTGGTTTTAGTACCGCACTTCTTACACCTATACCCTTTATCTTTGCCTATAGATTTCATTTTACTACCACACTTGCAAATTGGTACTAGTTTTTTTCTAACTTCAACGAGCTTGGTAACTTTGATTTTCTCGATGTTAAGAGTAAAAGGATAACTTTTTATACTGCCGTAGATAGTAACCTCATCACCTGGCACTAAACTCCTTATTACAGTTCTGAAATTTTTTGTGGGTTCGTAGGCAGCACATTCTACACTTAAACTCCGCACATAGCTTCCATCGTGAAATCTCGACGAAGAGGTTCTGGTGCGGAGTTTACCGCTACCAGTAATTTTAAAAAATACATGTCCCCCAGTAATTGTTTTAGGCGTGCTAGCTACGATGCCTGACACTATTGCAGATTTATAAGGCGCTAGCTCTGCAATTTTCATTTTCTCTAAATGATCATCACTACCTTGGTTCGTTTCAAAAATAACCCATCTATCTATCTTTTCTGACTTTATTGTTTTCATAGGCTCAATAAGCTCAGCGGTATTGGACCTTATTCCTAAAAGCACTGGACATAATGAATGAGGAGCAATTATTACTCTTTTATTTTCATAATCGTAATTATTAAAGGTCTGAGGGAAGTTTTTGTCCATACAAATAACAGAGTATTCATCAACTGCTCTAGTGCTACCCCATCTGGAGCGCTCTCTATAAGTAATAATTTCGTAAGTTCTATCTTTAGGGCGCCAGGCTATAGCAGCAGTAGCGCCAATAATGCCTCTACAATTTTTATAGCCTTTGTAAATAGCTCCTTTTATAAAAAGAGTTTCTTTTACCGTCTCCATATCGACAATACCCCGCACTCCTCGCCAGTATAATTTAGGAGATGGCTTACAAGCCATTAAAACGAGTCCGGGATTGGTGTTACCGTCATCAAACTCAGAATATCTTTCTATAATCTCTTGCGCTTTCTCAAATATTTTTTCTTTTACATCGTTGCCGCAGCCAATACCGTTATTATAAAATTCTCTTTCATAGCAGTAAATTGCTCTTCCACCAATCTCAGCTATTTGCAATTTTTTGCCTGCGCCTTTTCCTACTCTAATACAGATTGCGCCATTGCCACGAGTTTTCCAAGGAATGTTGGGATTTAGCCTTACAAGTCTAGGATAGCCTATAATATCAATAAAATTTTGCAGCTCAGCAATAATTTCTGTAGCAATATAGGTAG
The genomic region above belongs to Candidatus Thermoplasmatota archaeon and contains:
- a CDS encoding tRNA(Ile)(2)-agmatinylcytidine synthase encodes the protein MYHRMYIGIDDTDSVKGMCTTYIATEIIAELQNFIDIIGYPRLVRLNPNIPWKTRGNGAICIRVGKGAGKKLQIAEIGGRAIYCYEREFYNNGIGCGNDVKEKIFEKAQEIIERYSEFDDGNTNPGLVLMACKPSPKLYWRGVRGIVDMETVKETLFIKGAIYKGYKNCRGIIGATAAIAWRPKDRTYEIITYRERSRWGSTRAVDEYSVICMDKNFPQTFNNYDYENKRVIIAPHSLCPVLLGIRSNTAELIEPMKTIKSEKIDRWVIFETNQGSDDHLEKMKIAELAPYKSAIVSGIVASTPKTITGGHVFFKITGSGKLRTRTSSSRFHDGSYVRSLSVECAAYEPTKNFRTVIRSLVPGDEVTIYGSIKSYPFTLNIEKIKVTKLVEVRKKLVPICKCGSKMKSIGKDKGYRCKKCGTKTKDIQYTKVERMIKEGFYEVPVCARRHLSKPLKRISVK